A genomic region of Runella rosea contains the following coding sequences:
- a CDS encoding carboxypeptidase-like regulatory domain-containing protein, giving the protein MKTLLYAALALLSSCIPPHAHVHPDSDSPKKGIVSGRVVDTSGKPLANADIVVNNSQFYNNNILGKTDANGHYSLSVNAGSWYVRGTVTVRFDNKTYVLDLFPETTGAFAGTEGAIRNLRWKLTGEKPKEFGMSGHYGGSLDVYGAIGEFFDTDNVEFTFKPVGTLIDGSTGKTLTVKTGDENAKDIPLGKYTVTARYLPTNQPMLLRQRNANQSYKNSVTASFDPTYPGATGSYQLTLEVKLP; this is encoded by the coding sequence ATGAAAACATTGCTCTACGCCGCCTTGGCGCTGCTATCATCTTGCATTCCTCCCCACGCACACGTGCATCCAGATTCGGACAGCCCCAAAAAAGGGATTGTTTCGGGCCGCGTCGTTGACACCAGCGGTAAGCCCTTGGCCAACGCCGATATAGTAGTCAACAATTCTCAATTTTATAACAATAACATCTTGGGAAAAACCGATGCCAACGGGCATTACAGTCTATCGGTCAATGCTGGCTCATGGTACGTTCGTGGTACAGTGACCGTCCGTTTTGACAACAAAACCTACGTCCTTGATTTATTTCCCGAAACCACGGGGGCATTTGCGGGCACCGAAGGCGCTATTCGTAACCTGCGTTGGAAGTTGACGGGAGAAAAGCCAAAAGAGTTTGGCATGTCGGGACACTACGGTGGGTCATTGGACGTGTACGGTGCCATCGGAGAATTCTTCGACACCGACAACGTGGAATTTACCTTTAAGCCAGTGGGAACGCTCATTGACGGTAGCACGGGCAAAACCTTGACGGTAAAAACGGGCGATGAAAATGCCAAGGACATTCCTCTCGGAAAATATACCGTTACGGCCCGTTATCTGCCCACCAATCAACCGATGCTACTCCGTCAGCGCAATGCCAATCAATCATACAAAAACTCGGTCACGGCTAGTTTTGACCCTACTTATCCAGGCGCTACCGGCAGTTATCAACTCACCTTGGAAGTAAAGCTCCCCTAG
- a CDS encoding glycoside hydrolase family 127 protein produces the protein MVKIKTAVLFCFVISVTNPVKSQPKGDYPIKPVPFTAVKVSDQFWAPRIKRNHDVTIPIALEQCYNTGRVNNFLFAAKIKSGKFCTEYPFDDTDIYKILEGASFSLQTFPDKQLEARLDTLIEYVGKAQEPDGYLYTNRTIDPLHTHPWSGLKRWEKESDLSHELYNSGHLIEAAVAHFQATGKKTLLNIAIKNADLLCREFGPGKLDHAPGHQIIEMALVKLYRTTNQKKYLDLAKFFLDVRGKGKEYSQDHKKVTEQTEAVGHAVRATYMYAGMADVAAITGDKAYLNAIDKIWEDIIDDKFYLTGGIGAAGGHEGFGAPYELPNMSAYNETCASIGNIYWNYRLFLLHGDARFYDVLERTLYNGMVSGVSLSGDRFFYPNPLESLGQHSRSAWFGCACCPSNVCRFIPSVPGYVYAQQNDRIFANLFMSSTAEIMLSGTAVQIAQTTNYPWNGTVDFTLNPAKHKNFEMAIRIPGWAQNQPLPSDLYSFTKKDDTPFTLMVNGKPAAYRLENGYAILKREWKKGDVIHLTLPMPVRQVAANTKVVADQNKIALQRGPIVYCAEWPEHSEGRVLNLVVNPETAFTASYRPDFLDGVTVIKAEVEQSKRTMDNQINVSKATFEAIPYYAWANRGPGEMAVWFGTKPSASRPLPAPTIASRSKLSASHVTKTLIALNDQAEPKNSNDHDNIYYHWWPMKDTLQWVQYTFDKPETISSTNVYWFDDGPWGGCRVPASWRLLYQNDAGEWKPVQPKGAFGIAKDQYNELYFEPVTAKALKMEVMLPKEYAGGIIEWSVK, from the coding sequence ATGGTAAAAATAAAAACGGCAGTCCTCTTTTGTTTCGTTATTAGCGTCACGAACCCCGTAAAAAGCCAACCCAAGGGAGATTATCCAATTAAGCCTGTTCCGTTTACGGCGGTGAAAGTCAGTGATCAGTTTTGGGCACCGCGCATCAAACGCAACCATGATGTTACGATTCCGATTGCCTTAGAGCAGTGCTACAATACGGGGCGCGTCAACAATTTTTTGTTTGCCGCCAAAATCAAATCGGGCAAGTTTTGCACCGAATACCCTTTTGACGATACCGATATTTACAAAATTTTGGAAGGAGCGAGTTTTTCGTTACAAACATTTCCCGACAAGCAATTGGAAGCCCGCCTTGACACGCTCATTGAATACGTAGGTAAAGCGCAGGAACCCGACGGATATTTATATACCAATCGAACCATCGACCCCCTACACACGCACCCTTGGTCAGGTTTGAAACGCTGGGAAAAAGAGTCTGATTTGAGCCATGAATTGTACAACAGCGGGCATTTGATTGAGGCCGCTGTGGCACATTTTCAGGCCACAGGCAAAAAAACGTTGTTAAACATTGCCATCAAAAACGCGGATTTACTCTGCCGAGAATTTGGCCCCGGCAAGCTAGACCACGCACCTGGCCATCAAATCATCGAAATGGCGCTGGTAAAACTCTACCGCACCACAAACCAGAAGAAGTACCTTGATTTGGCCAAGTTTTTTCTAGACGTGCGGGGCAAAGGCAAAGAATACAGCCAGGACCATAAAAAAGTAACGGAACAAACGGAGGCCGTCGGGCACGCCGTTCGCGCCACTTACATGTACGCTGGCATGGCCGACGTAGCCGCCATCACGGGCGACAAAGCATACCTCAACGCCATTGATAAAATCTGGGAAGACATCATCGACGACAAGTTTTACCTCACGGGTGGCATCGGTGCAGCGGGTGGCCATGAAGGATTTGGTGCTCCTTACGAATTGCCCAATATGTCGGCCTACAACGAAACCTGCGCCTCTATTGGTAATATTTACTGGAATTACCGCCTTTTTCTACTCCACGGAGATGCCCGTTTTTACGATGTGCTGGAGCGAACGCTCTACAACGGCATGGTGTCGGGTGTGTCACTCAGCGGCGACCGCTTTTTTTATCCCAATCCGCTCGAATCTTTGGGGCAACATTCACGGAGTGCGTGGTTTGGCTGCGCCTGTTGCCCAAGCAATGTGTGTCGGTTTATTCCGTCTGTTCCAGGCTACGTTTATGCCCAACAAAATGACCGCATTTTTGCCAATTTGTTTATGAGCAGTACCGCCGAAATCATGCTCAGCGGAACCGCCGTTCAAATTGCCCAAACGACCAACTATCCGTGGAACGGCACCGTTGACTTCACCTTGAACCCCGCCAAACACAAAAATTTTGAGATGGCCATTCGGATACCCGGCTGGGCGCAAAACCAACCACTACCGAGCGATTTGTATTCTTTCACCAAGAAAGATGACACTCCTTTTACATTGATGGTCAACGGCAAACCCGCCGCGTACCGACTCGAAAATGGCTACGCCATTCTCAAAAGGGAATGGAAAAAAGGTGACGTTATCCACCTGACATTACCGATGCCCGTTAGGCAAGTAGCCGCCAATACGAAAGTAGTTGCAGACCAAAACAAAATTGCGCTTCAACGCGGCCCGATTGTGTATTGTGCCGAATGGCCCGAGCATTCAGAAGGTCGGGTGCTCAACTTAGTGGTCAACCCCGAAACTGCTTTTACGGCCAGTTATCGTCCCGATTTTCTGGATGGTGTCACCGTGATTAAAGCGGAAGTTGAACAATCCAAACGGACAATGGACAATCAAATTAATGTCTCCAAAGCTACTTTTGAAGCCATTCCGTACTATGCTTGGGCTAACCGTGGGCCAGGTGAAATGGCCGTTTGGTTTGGAACAAAACCCTCCGCTTCGCGCCCTCTTCCCGCTCCTACTATCGCATCCAGAAGTAAGCTTTCGGCCTCGCACGTTACCAAAACGCTCATCGCACTCAACGACCAAGCTGAGCCCAAAAACTCCAACGACCACGACAATATTTACTACCACTGGTGGCCCATGAAAGATACGCTTCAATGGGTTCAATACACGTTTGATAAACCCGAAACCATTTCATCCACCAACGTTTATTGGTTTGACGACGGACCGTGGGGCGGGTGTCGCGTGCCTGCTTCGTGGCGGTTACTATACCAAAACGACGCAGGAGAATGGAAACCCGTTCAACCAAAAGGTGCATTTGGGATAGCAAAAGACCAATACAATGAGCTCTACTTTGAACCCGTAACGGCCAAAGCTTTGAAAATGGAAGTAATGTTGCCTAAGGAGTACGCTGGAGGAATTATTGAATGGTCAGTAAAGTAA